A segment of the Juglans regia cultivar Chandler chromosome 15, Walnut 2.0, whole genome shotgun sequence genome:
TGGATTATGAAAGGAATATGGTGGATTGCCCTATTTTGGAAATGGGAGCCCAGCCCACTATTTCGAAGGGTGATATGGAGCGGACTTCGGAGGAGTTCTTAGTGAACGACCCACATGAAACAGCCCATCTTTTGAATCAACGCAAAAGGGGCACGCATATGAAAGGTGAGTTAATAGCTAGCCTATGGCTAGTTCAGAAATGCTAGAAGGTGGCTGGTAGTAGGAAGCAAAATGCAGAGGAGAAATCGATGGAGGCCAATCGCAATGAAGGCCCTAAGTTGGATGGCAAGCAGCACACTCGGATCACCTCCCTATCTGCCTGCATTTGAAGGGTAATACCTCTCAGAAGCGGAAAATGAGGTGTTTATTTAAGCTTGTAGTCATGTATATTGGCTCGAAGAAGTGTGGCCAGATTATAGAGGACGTATGGAAGGGTGCTACGGAGAGGTCAGCCCTTGACACAGTGATGGACAGGACTAAACGTTGTAGTAGGGAACTATCGGTTTGGAATTGGGAAGTACCTGGAAAAGTTCATACTCGCATCAATCGGGCAAGAGAGCAGATCCATTTACTGCAAGTTGAGGACCTAAGAAACCTCAAAATGGAGGAGCAACAGGGTGCTCGAGCTAAGTTACAAAATTGGCTAGAACTAGAAGAGATAATGTGGTGGCAGAGGTCCAAGTCTCTGCGGTTAAGGGAGGGGGATTTCAATACAAAGTTTTCCACCACAAAGCTTCACAGGGGCGGAGGAAGAATTTTATCAAGGGTATCTTGGATGAGAAGGGCAGATGGCAGGTTGAGGATAGGAGGGACCAAGTGATCCTGGACTATTTTAAGAACATCTATTCTTGCTCCCTACAACACGACGTGATTGGCAATAATTTAGGCTGCTTGGAGGGGATGGAGGGACGAGTCCGTGAGGAGATGAACCAAGTCCTCATTAGGGGGTTTGATGAGCAAGAAGGTCTTAAGGCCCTTCATCAGATGCACCCATCAAAGGCTCCTGGTCCCAATGGAATGGCTCTCGTGTTCTATCAGAGTTACTGGAAGACTATTGGCGAAACAATTACCTCAACTGTTTTGGAGGCTCTTAACTCTGGTATGTTTCCTAGTCTCCTTAACCATACCTATACTACTTTGATACCAAAGAATGCAAAACCTTTTAGAGTTACAGACTACCGCCCTATAAGTCTCTACAACatagtttataaattgatgGCAAAAGTTCTTGCCAATCAGCTCAAGATGGTGCTACCACAGCTTATCTCAGAATCTCAAAGTGCTTTAGTGCCAAGGAGGCTCATCAAGGACAATTTCCTAGTTGCCCATGAAGTTGTCCACTTTCTGAAATGGAAGAGAGGGGGAAAACAGGGGACTTGTCACGCAAGCTCGATATGAGCAAGACGTACGACAGAGTTGAGTAGCCTTTCCTTGAGAAGACAATGCTGAAGTTGGGTTTCCATGAAAAATGGGTGAGGATGGTCATGTGGTGTGTTCAATCGGTGTCCTTTTCAGTCTTTATTAATGGGATTCCCACAGGTCTTTCCTCCCCTTCTAGAGGACTGAGGCAAGGTGACAAGGGCCCTTGTCACCTTGCCTCTTTCTCCTGTGTACCTAGAGTTTCATATCTTTGTTGCATAAGGCAGTTGCCAATCGTAGCATCTCAGGGTTAAACATTTGTAGAGGGGCCCCTTGTTTGAACCACCTTCTATTCAAGGATGATAGTGTGTTGTTTGGGAAGGCTACCTTGTAGGAATGCAGAAATATACAAGGACTGCTTGAGGAGTATGAACAAGCCTCGGACAAAGGGTGAATCGCAAAATATCTGCCATGATCTTTAGTAAAAATGTGAGTATGGTATTGCAACAACAAATTCTTAGTTTCTGTGGGGGGTCCAAAGGCCTTGCCAACTTGACAAATATCTGGGGTTGCCACCCATGATAGGTCGAGCTAGGAGTGAGGCATTTTCGGATATCAAACACAAGGTATGGATGAAACTTCATAACTGGAAAGAGAAATTATTGTCTCAAGGAAGGAAGGTAGTGCTTATCAAGGTAGTGGCCCTCTCGATTCTGACATTTTCCATGAGTTGTTTCAAAGTACCAGTGTCTTTATGTTCTGAGTTGGAACAACTTATGGCTGGGTTTTGGTGGGGGCAAAAGGAGGGAGAGAAGAATGTTCACTGGGTTAGTTGGGCCAAATTGCGTGCCTTAAAAGCCGAAGGAGGGATGAGATTCAAAAGACCTTTGCACTTTTAACATGTCCCTCCTAGCCAAACAAGGGTGGCGTGTCCTACAGGAGACATCTTCCCTCTTACACCATGTCTACAAGGCTAGAATTTTTCCTTGTTCTCATATATTCCAAGCATCTTTAGGCATGAATTCGTCATATACATGGAGCGGTATCTAGGAGGCAACAAAGCTCCTTAGAGAGGGTTGCATCTGGAGGGTGGGGGATGGCCTTACGATTGATATTTGGGAGGATTACTAGATCCTGGGCTTCAGGCCATCTAGTTACCAATGAAGAGGTCTAGCTCAATCCCCCTCAGAGTCCACTGTCTCAAGCTTAATTGACACTATTACAAAATGGTGGGATCTGCTCAAACTCGGTACAATTTCCCTCCCCAGACTGTAGTTGCGATTGCCAAACTGGGATTGAGTGTAGAGGTCCATGAGGATAAGCTCATATGGGGGGAAACACAGGATGGCAGGTATAGCATAAAGTCAGCTTACAGTTTCAATGGAAAACAAGCACATGTACTCAGAGGAGGGGAAAGTTCTTTAGACAGTGGCCACAAGGTGGTATGGCAGGGGATATGGAAGTTGCAGGTCCCTCAAAGGATCAAGGTTTTTACGTGGAGAGCTTGTAAGGAGAGCCCCCATAGCAGACATAATTTGAAATCTAGAAAGGTTCTTAAGGATGATATCTGCCAGTTGTGCCAACTTAGACCGGAGGATGCCTCCCATGCCTTAGTGTTTTGTGATCAGTTGACAACAACTTGGACCAGTCATCCTTGGCTGGTGGCTTTGGGAGTGTTGGAAAGGAGAAGAAGTTTCAAGGAAATGGTCCATCAGATATGTACAAGTGGCAAGACAGAAGACTTGGAGTTTTTTGTGATGTTGGCATGAAGCTTCTGGTATAGACGGAATCTGTGGACTCATGATGGGATACTTGGTTCTCCAACCCAGTCCCTGGAATATGCGTGGTCTCTCCTTCAGGCACGTCAAGAGTCAATAAGGCAACATAAGACTGAGGTGAAGCACACAATGGGATGGAGTAAACCTCCTCAAGGGGTCCTaaagttgaatgttgatgggGCTATCTTCGCAAACCCGCATGTGGCAGGGGTGGGGGTGATTCTTAGAGACAGTGAAGGCACTGTGTTACTGGCAGCCAGCATGAAGGAGTCTGAGGTTGGTGATCCTGCTAAAATAGATATGGTGGCTATGCTACGTGGTCTTCGATTGTGCATTCCAATGGGCATTGAGAAGCTTATCCTAGAAAGTGATTCTCTCCTAATGGTTAATCAGATGAATGGGGACACAAAACCATGGTCTTTATTTCGGAACATCATTAAGGAAACGAGGCAATGTTCTACAAGGTTTAGAAGTTGCATAGTGCAACATGTTGGCCGTTTGGGAAGCTGTATGGGTGGTATGTTCAAGATGTAACCATTTGGTCGGGTTCATGCCCAGATTTTGTAAAAGAAGCTGTATGGGTGGATAACTCTATGTAATCCAACTATTTGCATTAATGAAAGTATtcccattataaaaaaaaaaaaaaaattacaatattcacCTTAAATTATCTTCAGCTTGTATGTGCACTCTCGGTTTTGTTGTTTATGGTCCATACTAAACTTTCTCAGTAATTTATGATGCACATCTAAAAAATGGTacatttgtttttcttcaaaaggtaaacttcattaataaaatgtccTTATTATAAATAGACTGAATGAAAAAATACACACTAGCTAATAAGAAACTATGAAAGTGGATCTTTGCCATTGTGAAAATCCAAGAGACATGGTGGTTATTACTTCTTGCTTACTGCCTGCTCAATTTAATCAAAAGCATTCTTTTTGGACATATCTTAGTTCTATTGCATTGGCCTTTCTTGGACCTATCCTAGGATTAGGAGATTTTAATTCAATCCTACATCACTCTGAAAAAATAGGTGGAAGACCTTTTGCCTCCTCTTCTCAACCCAATGCTCTTAGTATTTTCATGAATCAAAACGGTTTAGCTAACTTAGGTTTTTCTGGCTCAAAATATACATGGTCCAATAAAAGATTTGGCAAAAGTCATATTCATGAAAGGCTGGATAGAGGGAAGGCAAATCCAACTTGGAGATTTGTCAATCCACTCTTCGGACCATACTCCACTCCTTGTGGACACTTCTGGTTCAAAAAAGGCCTATAAAACTTTTAAGTTTGAAGAATTCTAGACTAGGGACCCTGCCAGTCTAGTCGTTGTTAAAAATGCTTGGGATAGGATTTTTGTAGGCTCACCTGCTTGTATTCTCTCCCAAAAACTGCAAGCAGACAAGAAAGCCCTAAAAGTTTGGAATAGGGAGAGTTTTGGTCATATTCAAACTTTGATAAAAGATCTAAATAACCAATTAGCTCAAATCCAGTCTAGTGACCCCTCTGATTCTTCCATCCTCATTGAAGAATCAGGGAGGAAATTCTTTGGAGGCATAAATCTAGACTGCAATGGCTCACCACCACTAACCTTAACACTAAATTTTTCCATATGACTTCCACgatgagaaagagaaggaaTGACTTCTCTTGCCAGAAAGACCTCTCTAATCAGTGGGTTAATGATCCATCAACCATTAAAATCATGTTTTTTgatcattttagaaaaaatctacCAAACCTCAAATTCCTGAGTTCCCTGATGATCTGTACAACTTGTTCCCtgataaaatttcaaatctggACAATGACATCCATTGCAAAATTCCCTCTGAAGAAGAAACTTTGTCAACCATTAGACAAACACCATCTTCTAAGTCTCTTGGATTGATGGTTTTATTGGCTTTTTTTACAAGCACTATTGGGAGGTTATCAAGGAAGATCTCACAAAGGCCATAAAGAACTTCTTCACCAATGGGTGTCCTTTGAAAGAACTAAAACATACTCACATTGTCTTAATCCCCAAGTCTAATTCCCCTAACACTGTACATCAATTTAGACCAATCACTCTCTTTAATGTGTTACAAAATCATTACTAAAATTCTTGCCAACAGACTTAAGACTGTACTCAATAGATTCATATCTCCTCATTATTCCGCTTTCATCCCTGGTAAAGTAATACTAGAGAATACTATTGTTGCCcaataaatattacattttttgaaaaaaaaaaaaaccgaggAGAAAGAGAGGCTTCATGGCAATTAAAATTGACATGAAAAGGCTTTCAATTATATGGAATGAAACTTTCTGCTGAAGGTTTTTAACTGTCTTGGTTTTCATCCTACTTGGATTAATTAGATAAAAGCATGCATCTCAATGGTTTCTTTCTCTATGGTAATCAATGGAGAATCCTATGGCTATTTTCCTCCTTTCAGTGGATTAAGACAAAAAGATCCCCTTTCCCCTTTCTTGTTCTAATTGGCAATGAAGTGATCTCTAGATTAATCACTAGGGAGGATCATCTTGGCAACATCAAAGGCATTAAAATTAGTCGAGATGGGCCTTACCTCACCCATCTCCTCTTTGCTGATGATCTAATTCTCTTTGGTTCAGCTTCTGTCATGAATACAAATTCTTATCTCAAAAGCCTTAACAATTACTCTTCATGGTCtggtaaaaaaattaacaaggaTAAGTCCTCTATCCAATTTAGTAAGAATTCTTCTCCCTCAACAATCAGAGTTGTCAAAGCAGTAACGAACTTTAAAGTCTCCTCCTCTAGAATTAAATACCTAGGCCTCCAGTTGAATTTTGACAAGTCTAACAACAACTATTTCGAAGAAGTAAGGGATACAATTAAGAGGAAATTGACAGGATGGAAAGCCAAGCTTTTATCCCAAGCTGGTAGAACTACTTTGATCAGATCAGTAGCTAGCTTTATTCCTGCCTACATGATGTCTAGTATTCTGATTCTAAAAACCATTGTGAGGAAAATTGATAACTCCTTTATGAAATTTTGGTGGGggtttaattcaaaaaaaatctcaaaacttcaCTCCTAAATCTTGGAACTCAATTTGCAAGCCTAAGTCAATGGGAGCTTTAGGTCTGAGACTCATTTCTCATTTCAACAAAGCTCTTTTGTGCAAATTAAAACGAACCCTCATCAATAACAACACTTATTTGTGGAAAAcaattatttctaataaatacTTGAAAATTGCTTCGTGGCTGGATATTCCTATAAAGTACATACTGTCCTATTGTCCATGCTATGTTATGAATTACAAACCTCTGATTTGGAATGGTCTCTTACCTTCTTTGAGTTGTTGTTGGTGGGTTGAAGTTCATCAATGTTTGACTTTGACTTTTTAGAAGTTTAACATACTATGTGACCATGTGGGGGAGGATGTCCTAGCTAGCCAGCTCtatataaaatgagttagttAGGTTGTTaaggaagaaaagaacaaaagtcCTAATCATTGAATAGGTAATCAGAACCCCCAAAAAGAGCTATTAAGGTGTGTATTTTCATGACAACTTCTGCGTCTAATAACTCCAATATTTAGAACAGATACAAGATAGAACATGAAAATGAATACTAGTTTCTTCTATGTacatatcttaaattttttggacaaatgttgatttcacatggtatcaaagtAGAGGTCTTAAATTCGAACATTACTCTACACTCTACCctatttcattaaatattctatatattgaGCCCACTCATTGATGATAAATCTAGCCCACACGTGATGAAgagtattaagaatataatacatataaataaatctaCTCTTTCCCATCAGCTTAGGGctggtttgttttcacaaccattcttaactcatctcatctaatcataataattttttaaaattctcatataaaataaaatgaataattcaactttttcaaattccaaaacagaAATAGTAGGGTTAATTTCACTTTGCCCCCTTAAACtctcactcaattcacaatgtgcctctGAAACTattaattgcatcaaagtggacccgcttactttcaaaacttatcaattCTCTCATTCCGTCTACCAGCAGCATCAAATGTTACAGAAAATGCCTCCATGTGCTGCTCATATGCATAACATTCACTGCAAAGATGTAtctttcatctaatttattactattgaccttataaaataaaaaagtaatatatacacatgtatATGGGAATTGATTCAACTTACATGCTCATGAAAATATGGGAATCGGTCAAGTATAGAAACTTACGTGCTCAATGTATATGGAGACTTGGAATTTCCACGACctctaaagataaaaaatatctatatagtactctgaaattgaaagaaaatgactTTAAGAATTTAgattctataaaagaaaaaaaatactaatcgCATGAGGTACCTGCTTCATAACTCCGTATATCATAAAAAGGTGGAGAAGAAAATTGATTCAACccctaaaagaaaagagaacccATGTATCAAACCACGTCATAAAACGTAATTATTAACTCATAAGATGCCTAgcaattgaaaatttgattatgaTAGTACTCTTGGGTATCTAAACGCTATGTTACTACGTGGTGAATGATGTTTAATTTGGATTTTTCTAACATAAAAATGCaatgtaagttttataatttagtaataTAACCAAACTATATGCATCTCTACTATTACGATGGTCAACAAATAGTTGAAGTAAAACCTTTCCCATTCAGCAATGTTTGTTATAAATTGTAACATACCTCTCCTTTGATAATGTGTTGTATGGTGGCATTGAGGTCTCCTTCTACCATTGGTTGAAAAGTTCTGGACTTCATATGCACTCCCTTGTTATTTTATCCAGAGATGGCCACTCAAAAGCATGATTATCTTCGGTGTAAAAACACTCCAACCTTAGTAAATTCCCGAGCTTGAGGGTCTTCACTAGGGGGAATGCAATCACATCTCTATTCTCTTCATCTCCCAATTCTTTTCCAAAgatttcttccatttcattgCAACTATATACTTCTATAGTTCAACAAGGCTTGCATTATTAGCTTTTACTTCTCCATTTCTAAAACCACCAGTTGACTGGAATAAGGAATTAGTTCAACAAGGCTTGCATTATTAGCTTTTACTTCTCCATTTGCTTCCATCATAGTCCTACATCCCCATTTCCGACGGTAACTCCTCGATATAAATTAGATAATACACCAGCTGCAATTTGCTTTAGAAAAATACATTCCTTCATATCAAGTAACTTTAATCGACTAAGATTTCCTATTTCCGACGGTAACTCCTCGATATCGCAGTCAGGAAAGCCAAGAATTTCTAGGTTTCCAAGGGTTCCAATTACCAACACATCTCCTAAGCTACAATGCTGCAGATTCAACATCTGAAGGTTTTGGAGGATTTGGATTGATGGTGGCAACGTCGGCAAGGTGAAGCAACTATTTTGCAAACACAACATCTATTGACAGAATCATCTCTTCCCATAATTTAGTTTGCACAAAATCAgggatttattattttaggcAACTGTTACAATAGTATAGTTTCCTTATATGTAAATTTCCATTATTAGTTTCATTGTAcgcttatatattttgtaaagcagaacacaaaatcaagatatacagaattattcaaacactttttccctctctcttaacatggtatcagagccaggttatgTTTTCTTGGCATCACCATGGATGAATCCTCCAACCCGTCTCTCCCTTCCCTCCCTTCCCCTTATCTTCTTCATCCCTCAGATTCACCCAGCTTAACCCTTGTCAATGGACTCCTAACCGGTGACAACTAtcccaaatggcaaaaagccatgacccGAGCCCTCAATGCCAAAAACAAACTCTGTTTTGTTGATGGCACTCTCAAAGCTCCTGAACCTAATACACCCGAGTACACCCGATGGAACCAAACAAAGGATATGGTTCTTACCTGGATCCTCAACTCCATCCGCCCCTCTCTTGCGAATTCTCTTGAATATCACACCAACCCACGTGAGGTTTGGCTGGACCTTTccttatattcataaattaacatcaTGAAGAAATTAGTAAGAACCTCTTAATTTTGCAAGATCTCTTCCCCCTTTCTTAGACGAACAACCTGAGCCAATCTATCCTCtgcaaaaagaaagataaaaagtgTCTACCTAACTCTGAGGTTTTAGTCATGTTTTTGGAACTCCGAGCCCacaatctgaaaattttcttcGCCACACTTTTTGTTAGTCAGTCAAGCAAAGGACGCGGACTTCATAAAAATTCAGATAATGTGGTGGGTATATATCTAATcccatttaatttcttttgacttttagTGTCGACGTCCAGCATAATACTTTGACTTTCCATTATTTGATGATACAATTAATATTGATACAGTTAAATGGTAAATATAGATATTCATTCTCGTAACGTTTTAACAGAATCTTAATCGAATaatgcaaattttataaaacaaaatattatttatacataatcCTACGTCATGAAAAgtataaagattttaaaatttaaaattcaaattaaaaaataaaaaattgattaaatgaGACTATCATTGAATAtgaataacatatattaatattcttttataaactATGATTATATAGGAACAACGGTAGTATTTCCTATTATCTtccattattattatctattatcTATTATCTATGGAATATACAAAACTTGTCTCAATCAACCGAAGCCACtttcaatcaattaaaataGGAACCCAATTTGATCAAGTCAGATCTGGTCTGGATAGAGTTGGATCTACACCAACTCCCAACAAATATATCAGCGAATCCAAACACAACACGCttaaaaaacacaacaaataagATTGAGattctacaagaaaaattaaaattagatttaaaattaacGCTATATTCTCATAACGACACctcaaatttcatcccaaaaaaggCAAGAAACGAAGAAATCTTTGTAATTGAAAGGCCACCCAATTAGCAGGCGAGAGTCCAAACCACTCCCATTTCATTCAGTGAGGAGGATTGTGAATGCGTACAATACCCTCATGACAACGCCTTGTAACGCTACTCGTTGCCaactataaataaattggattatctataaatatattttggctcaaatgtaaaaatattttttaatatttttttattatttctttatattgaaggggaaaaaagaaCATTATAAACATCCAAGCTAATCACAACAatgcaactttaaaaaaaaaaacgtttctCATGAAAACTTCATGCATACATTGTTTTGTAATAGactgatcataaaaaaaaaatagtggttgCACCACAAAAGTTGAGGGAAGGTCCATGGACTCAAGGTTTATAGCTGCTTCTCAACATAAACATCTCATCCTCATTCAATAAAAggccaaaataaaaatgaatacaaCAATATTCGTATTCATATTACAACTTCAGCTCGGCCACCTTCTTCCTCTACAATTCAAGGAATATGGGATTGTTGTGCTCAACAAAGCCAATGCCAGAAGAAGCATTAATTTGTCTGGAAACAAAgttcttcaagtttttaaaaccaaacacgATTAATACTGCAAATATAAATCAAAACATTATATGAACAAGCAAGACTCTTAGCATCAATATGGGAGCAAACCAGCATCAACCCATGTATTTACAATGGAAATGGAGCTGTGCCTTGATGGCCAAAAGAAACACACAAAGCAGTAAATTTAGAATCAAGGGGCTTTATGatataaatatgagaaatgttttatctACAAAaggatttcaaaattaaatGCACAAAATGACGTAGTTTGATATGgtacatcagattataaaatttttttgcacttctcaaatataattttttattgtgttaaGGGATTATAGAATTAATAACAAACATGAGATGCTAAGACGATAAATATTGGATTAGTAGGAGTATCCCTGTTTAGTTCTCTACATGAATTAGATGTTTCAATATGGAGACTATCTTTTGTTTTCCTCTCCCTGTCTTCGTATAGGTTCTCTGCTGTTTGGAAATGACAGATGATTTGGAAACAATGTATCAGAATCTGTCCCTTTCCgaaagggagagagatgagCTGGTGGTGGAGCCACAAGATATTGAATCAAATGTGGCATGTATAGACAAATGTCTGGTGTTCTCTATTCTTACTGAGAAATACTATAATCGAGAGGCTTTTAAAAACACAATGAGGAAAATATGGAAATCGGTACGAAAACTTGTGTCCAAGGAGTTGGGGTCGAATTTGTTGTTAGCTGAATTTGAGGATGAACGCGACAGGTTTCGTTTTATATGCGAGGGACCATGGTCCTTTGACAGGAACCTTATTCCAATTGTTTGAAGCTCTCTTGAAATATGCTAGCAATTCGTGAAGAGacaattgaaatatttggtACATTTTATCATGACTCGCTCGTAAATCATCCAGATGTTGCTGAAGAACATCGAAGGGTTGAAGATTTTGTTCCATTAGCTCTTTGATATTAAGTAAGGATGAGATGATGTTTTCCATTCTCAAGCATCAATGAAGCCGATGCCAAGAAAAGACTGGCTCTaaataccacttgtaacacacTTGATAGTAAGTGTTTGGGTGATTAGAAAATATAcgagaaaatacaagaaaattactcacTTCGAGAGGAGCACCTccattgaagaaaataagaaaatgataagagaAGGAGAAGTAATATTTGCATTAACTTTTCTAAATAGGTCATTTCGGTAGCTACAGTGAACATATATGCTAGAATCTTGCCAAGCATTTGGAAAATGCCTCAGCCTTGATAAAACATGATCCAAAACTAATAACTAATGGACtggataaaaagaaataacaagCTAACGGCTCAGCTACTTTATGGCCCAGTTCCCTACCTAACATGAATGAAAACAACAAGTAAAGTAATAGCCAAAACTGGCCCATGTATATATAGTCCTGGACTGCGACACAAAATCACCATTATCTACATCCCCTTCCTAGACTGGCTAAAACTCGTTGGCACCCAACGCTCTCATCTGTTTTGAATAGTCCCTCGCAACCACATTGAATGTCGCGCCATAA
Coding sequences within it:
- the LOC118344672 gene encoding uncharacterized protein LOC118344672; the protein is MVGSAQTRYNFPPQTVVAIAKLGLSVEVHEDKLIWGETQDGRYSIKSAYSFNGKQAHVLRGGESSLDSGHKVVWQGIWKLQVPQRIKVFTWRACKESPHSRHNLKSRKSSLAGGFGSVGKEKKFQGNGPSDMYKWQDRRLGVFCDVGMKLLARQESIRQHKTEVKHTMGWSKPPQGVLKLNVDGAIFANPHVAGVGVILRDSEGTVLLAASMKESEVGDPAKIDMVAMLRGLRLCIPMGIEKLILESDSLLMVNQMNGDTKPWSLFRNIIKETRQCSTRFRSCIVQHVGRLGSCMGGMFKM